Proteins encoded together in one Candidatus Sulfotelmatobacter sp. window:
- a CDS encoding ABC transporter ATP-binding protein — MSAIEILGLEKTYQIGFWRKRPKRALQPLHLTVEAGEIFGFLGPNGAGKTTTLKMLMGLVFPTAGTARILGQEWTDPAIKAQIGFLPEQPYFYDYLTAHELLDYYGQLSGVPGKDRKRRVDEVLLRVGLTDVKGVQLRKFSKGMLQRAGIAQAILHNPKLVFFDEPMSGLDPLGRREVRDLMEQLKQEGKTVFFSTHILSDAEALCDRVAIIHKGELRGVGAIEDLTRTVQGKVEVIWQGTQIPASLKALGADCHVTGDTVRAVLPESQQDAAIDSLRRERIRLIAITPLRTSLEAYFVEKLQASRENMENTDVDKTSAEKTQGTAV, encoded by the coding sequence ATGTCCGCGATCGAAATCCTCGGTCTGGAAAAGACCTACCAAATAGGCTTCTGGCGCAAGCGCCCGAAACGGGCCTTGCAGCCGCTTCATCTCACCGTGGAAGCGGGCGAGATCTTCGGCTTCCTCGGGCCCAACGGCGCGGGCAAGACGACCACTCTGAAGATGCTGATGGGACTGGTCTTCCCGACAGCCGGGACAGCTCGCATTCTCGGCCAGGAATGGACCGATCCCGCCATCAAGGCGCAAATCGGCTTCCTTCCCGAGCAGCCGTACTTCTACGATTATCTGACCGCCCATGAATTGCTCGACTACTACGGACAACTTTCGGGCGTTCCCGGAAAAGATCGCAAACGGCGGGTTGACGAAGTTCTGCTGCGCGTCGGCCTGACCGACGTGAAGGGTGTGCAGTTGCGCAAATTTTCCAAAGGCATGTTGCAGCGCGCGGGAATCGCGCAGGCCATTCTGCACAATCCAAAGCTGGTGTTCTTCGATGAACCGATGTCGGGCCTGGATCCGCTGGGCCGCCGCGAAGTCCGCGATCTGATGGAACAGCTCAAGCAGGAAGGCAAGACCGTATTTTTTTCGACGCACATTCTGTCGGATGCAGAGGCCCTCTGCGATCGCGTGGCCATCATTCATAAAGGCGAATTGCGCGGCGTGGGCGCCATCGAAGACCTCACCCGGACCGTGCAGGGCAAAGTGGAGGTCATTTGGCAGGGCACGCAGATTCCGGCTTCGCTCAAAGCTCTGGGCGCAGACTGCCACGTTACGGGTGACACTGTCCGCGCCGTTCTGCCCGAGTCGCAGCAGGATGCCGCCATCGACAGCCTGCGCCGTGAGCGTATCCGTCTGATCGCGATTACGCCGCTGCGCACCTCTCTCGAAGCCTACTTCGTGGAGAAGTTGCAGGCCTCGCGGGAGAACATGGAGAACACTGACGTCGATAAGACCAGCGCGGAGAAGACGCAGGGGACCGCC